Proteins from a genomic interval of Microbacterium abyssi:
- a CDS encoding DUF3515 family protein, with translation MEPAVEANDPLCAEVTVRLPDSVGDQSRVWTDAQATAAWGTPSSVLITCGLEPPAPTTQQCVSLSGVDWIVDESETPKLRLTTYGREPAVQVYVDTTILSADSVLQSLAGAVQQLPKTSECTTPAAQEDDAQGGESTP, from the coding sequence ATGGAACCGGCGGTGGAAGCCAATGACCCGCTGTGTGCGGAAGTTACCGTGCGTCTTCCGGACTCAGTTGGCGATCAAAGCCGCGTCTGGACGGACGCTCAGGCGACAGCTGCGTGGGGAACGCCTAGCAGCGTACTCATCACCTGCGGCCTGGAGCCGCCTGCCCCTACAACACAGCAGTGCGTCAGCCTGAGCGGCGTGGACTGGATCGTTGACGAATCCGAGACGCCCAAGCTGCGCCTGACAACGTACGGACGGGAGCCTGCCGTGCAGGTGTACGTGGACACGACGATCCTGTCTGCTGACAGTGTCCTTCAATCGCTGGCCGGAGCCGTCCAGCAACTGCCGAAGACTAGCGAGTGCACAACGCCAGCCGCCCAAGAGGACGACGCACAGGGCGGGGAAAGTACACCGTGA
- a CDS encoding copper resistance CopC family protein: MTARKAPWSAGAIIALAALSAISGPTPAAFAHDNLLEASPAADETVTELDEVILTFSGELVDFSRASFAQIQDPDGLFYESTCSTIDRNILSTAVELGEPGIYSVVWNAVSSDGHPISEGYEFTYAPSGDVEPALGWDLPACGNEDSRAQPGASAPEPTTDTDVTASPEASPSALPDQGDESVGIVIPIIIGAVIVGVGIVSISLMVGQIRKRRARD, encoded by the coding sequence ATGACTGCACGAAAAGCCCCCTGGTCTGCTGGAGCCATCATCGCCCTCGCTGCGTTGTCGGCCATCAGTGGCCCCACCCCGGCAGCCTTCGCGCATGACAACCTGCTGGAAGCCTCACCAGCTGCGGATGAGACCGTCACGGAGCTCGACGAGGTCATCCTCACCTTCAGCGGTGAGCTCGTCGATTTCAGCCGAGCAAGCTTCGCGCAGATACAGGACCCCGATGGGCTGTTCTATGAATCCACCTGCTCCACGATCGACCGCAACATCCTCTCAACCGCTGTGGAGCTCGGCGAACCAGGCATCTACTCCGTGGTGTGGAACGCCGTGTCCAGTGACGGACATCCCATCTCCGAGGGATACGAATTCACTTACGCACCGTCGGGCGACGTCGAGCCGGCTCTCGGCTGGGATCTACCGGCGTGTGGGAACGAGGACAGCCGCGCACAACCCGGAGCATCGGCTCCCGAGCCGACGACAGACACAGATGTCACAGCAAGCCCCGAAGCCTCGCCTTCGGCACTCCCGGATCAGGGAGACGAATCCGTGGGCATCGTGATCCCAATAATCATCGGAGCGGTCATTGTGGGCGTTGGAATCGTGTCAATTTCGCTCATGGTGGGCCAGATCCGAAAACGACGTGCCCGAGATTGA
- a CDS encoding M23 family metallopeptidase, with translation MTILTAVSGLITAFALPSYAAMPTDIENQTLQQIGATAAQSLVVASDVSVPPLIRGSFSATTPEEIAQKKAAEAASTRANAQLATARFEFSMVTPGSGVVRWPLGGPFTLGDGFGARGGVHMGTDMLAAGGTPVFASVDGVVRISQDSYSAYGVAVVLESVVNGQRVRTIYPHMQTGSRQVAVGQKVSAGQLIGLVGSTGRSTANHLHFEVYIEGTAVDSLAWLQANAG, from the coding sequence ATGACGATCCTCACAGCGGTGAGCGGACTGATCACCGCCTTCGCGCTGCCGTCATACGCCGCCATGCCTACGGACATCGAAAATCAGACTCTTCAACAGATCGGGGCAACTGCTGCGCAATCCCTGGTCGTCGCCTCAGATGTGTCGGTTCCCCCGCTCATACGGGGGAGTTTTTCGGCAACCACGCCAGAGGAGATCGCGCAGAAGAAGGCGGCCGAGGCTGCCTCCACACGTGCCAACGCCCAGCTCGCCACTGCCCGGTTCGAATTCAGCATGGTGACGCCAGGCAGCGGTGTCGTGCGCTGGCCCCTGGGTGGTCCCTTCACCTTGGGTGACGGCTTCGGCGCTCGAGGTGGGGTGCACATGGGCACGGATATGCTGGCCGCCGGCGGCACCCCGGTCTTCGCTTCCGTCGACGGTGTCGTGAGAATCTCGCAGGACAGCTACTCCGCTTATGGTGTGGCGGTCGTGCTGGAATCGGTCGTGAATGGCCAGCGGGTCCGAACGATTTACCCGCACATGCAAACCGGGAGCCGACAAGTCGCCGTCGGACAAAAGGTCTCCGCCGGGCAGCTGATCGGATTGGTCGGCAGCACGGGCCGCTCTACCGCGAACCACCTGCACTTCGAGGTGTACATCGAGGGAACCGCCGTAGATTCACTGGCCTGGCTTCAAGCGAACGCGGGCTGA
- a CDS encoding cytochrome c oxidase assembly protein, which translates to MSPAFLRLTGPTILLVAAIIATAIALMIGGGADPRFTNDPGALVRWGLPFAKLFVNVSGAVMAGALVLTLFGLAAGTKPFNIALDVASTGAAVLTVASGAVAFLTFLSSFNPQVSLGSEFGAQLGRFLLDTELGRAWLITAVLAAAVTVLTFAVRGYGAVLITALLALISLVPMATQGHSGDLANHDTAVMSLVLHVVSAAVWLGGLTLLVVVRPVVPQTSLEDLLLRYSTLALVAFIIVAVSGYARALTAIGRWEDLATPYGFILLTKIVTLLAMGVLGALYRRRLIAKAGAGRDMFWVFVCIELAFMGIASGAAAALARTAAPADTAPVAKTTAAEILTDAPVPPDLTVERWFTAWSPDLLWVFVAAFGVFFYMAGVRRLRSEQPWPMLRIVSWIAAMALLLWTTSGPIAVYGDYLISMRLLLLALLSLVIPLLLSSAAPLTLAIAAIRPRKDESRGIREWILQAAESPVARLALHPVFAATLFAGSLWVVHYTDLLRWSLYDQLGYEWLITHLLLTGCVLVAALFRTEESAPQLSRQWLLSTLIALTLVSALFAVAIITRSDLMVSEWFGAMGRTWGLTPMQDQAVGGIIALSIGGTLAALTAVMVIRWKHSNPRTDTDVLQVSRKDIHA; encoded by the coding sequence GTGAGTCCGGCTTTCCTCCGCCTGACCGGGCCGACGATCCTGCTCGTCGCCGCAATCATCGCCACCGCCATCGCACTGATGATCGGCGGCGGCGCGGACCCCCGCTTCACCAACGACCCAGGTGCTCTGGTGCGCTGGGGCCTTCCGTTCGCCAAGCTGTTCGTGAACGTGTCTGGCGCGGTAATGGCCGGAGCTCTCGTACTCACACTATTCGGACTCGCAGCCGGTACGAAGCCATTCAATATCGCGCTCGACGTCGCTTCCACAGGTGCTGCGGTACTCACCGTGGCAAGCGGGGCGGTCGCGTTCCTCACATTCCTGTCATCCTTCAACCCGCAAGTCAGCCTCGGATCAGAGTTCGGCGCGCAACTGGGACGCTTCCTTCTGGACACCGAGCTCGGGCGAGCATGGCTCATTACCGCCGTCCTGGCCGCTGCCGTCACAGTGCTCACATTTGCCGTGCGCGGGTACGGCGCCGTGCTCATCACTGCGCTGCTGGCCCTCATCAGCCTGGTACCCATGGCGACGCAAGGACACTCCGGCGACCTCGCCAATCACGACACCGCCGTCATGTCCCTCGTCCTACACGTCGTCTCGGCCGCCGTGTGGCTCGGTGGGTTGACGCTTCTTGTCGTCGTTCGCCCCGTCGTCCCGCAAACCTCCCTCGAAGACCTCCTCCTCAGATACTCGACGCTCGCGCTGGTCGCCTTCATCATCGTCGCCGTCTCGGGATACGCACGTGCACTCACAGCAATCGGACGATGGGAAGACCTGGCAACTCCGTATGGCTTCATCCTGCTCACGAAGATCGTCACTCTGCTGGCCATGGGTGTCCTTGGGGCGCTCTACCGGCGTCGCCTCATCGCGAAAGCTGGCGCAGGACGCGACATGTTCTGGGTATTCGTGTGTATCGAGCTGGCATTCATGGGGATTGCGAGTGGGGCGGCTGCCGCGCTTGCGCGAACGGCGGCGCCGGCCGACACGGCGCCCGTAGCAAAAACGACGGCCGCGGAGATCCTCACTGATGCGCCCGTGCCGCCCGACCTCACCGTAGAGCGCTGGTTCACCGCATGGAGTCCCGATCTCCTGTGGGTGTTCGTGGCCGCGTTCGGAGTGTTCTTCTACATGGCGGGCGTCCGGCGTCTCCGAAGCGAGCAACCTTGGCCCATGCTCCGCATCGTGAGTTGGATCGCCGCCATGGCGCTGCTCTTGTGGACGACCAGCGGCCCGATCGCCGTCTACGGCGACTATCTGATCAGCATGCGCCTTCTGTTGCTTGCCTTGTTGAGCCTCGTCATACCCCTTCTGCTTTCATCTGCGGCACCTCTCACTCTCGCGATCGCCGCCATCCGTCCACGAAAGGATGAAAGCCGAGGTATACGGGAGTGGATACTTCAGGCAGCCGAAAGCCCCGTGGCGCGACTGGCGTTGCACCCGGTCTTCGCCGCGACGTTGTTCGCTGGCTCGTTGTGGGTGGTCCATTACACCGACTTGTTGCGCTGGTCGCTGTATGACCAACTCGGCTACGAATGGCTGATCACCCATCTGCTCCTGACGGGGTGCGTGCTTGTCGCCGCGCTTTTCCGCACAGAAGAGTCGGCACCCCAACTCTCGCGCCAATGGCTGCTCAGCACGCTTATCGCGTTGACCCTGGTGTCCGCGCTGTTCGCCGTTGCCATCATTACCCGATCCGACCTCATGGTGTCGGAGTGGTTCGGCGCGATGGGCCGCACGTGGGGACTCACCCCGATGCAGGACCAGGCCGTCGGCGGAATCATTGCGCTGTCCATAGGAGGAACGCTTGCGGCACTAACAGCCGTAATGGTCATCCGCTGGAAGCACAGTAACCCGCGCACCGACACCGACGTCTTACAAGTCTCACGAAAGGACATTCACGCATGA
- a CDS encoding cytochrome c oxidase assembly protein: MNDWTPDVPPTLETLIAPTATPFPVLPLIAVLLAVVYLVGALRLWVKGRRWPLWRTISFLLGCVLLAAVTGLGVEAYGYAMVSVFMFQQLTLMMTVPPLLVLGSPGNLLLRATPHRGIGRIVLQCAHIGLRSRAGRWALSPWCTVPLYLLAFYGLYLAGSADIILALTGGHIALEVAFLVAGVLFTIPVLSSDPLPIRMGHGGRALDVFAEAALHAFFGVFLMMGSTILVGSFVSSTEILGIDPLEDQRLAGGLAWSYGEAPTVLMLIYVMHRWFRDDTATAAAADRYVDAHGNAELDAYNQYLNKLSSGDVER; encoded by the coding sequence ATGAACGATTGGACCCCTGACGTACCTCCCACTCTTGAGACGCTGATCGCGCCAACAGCAACACCGTTTCCCGTGCTGCCCCTCATTGCGGTGCTGCTCGCGGTCGTGTATCTGGTTGGAGCGCTCAGGCTGTGGGTGAAAGGTCGACGGTGGCCGCTCTGGCGGACCATCAGCTTCCTTCTCGGCTGCGTCCTCCTCGCCGCCGTCACCGGCCTCGGGGTTGAGGCATACGGGTACGCAATGGTGTCCGTCTTCATGTTCCAGCAGCTCACACTGATGATGACGGTGCCGCCGCTGTTGGTCCTCGGTTCACCGGGAAACCTGCTGCTGCGAGCGACCCCGCATCGCGGCATCGGACGCATTGTCCTCCAATGCGCGCACATCGGGTTGCGGAGTCGCGCTGGGAGATGGGCGCTCAGTCCCTGGTGCACCGTGCCGCTCTACCTGCTGGCGTTCTATGGGCTCTACCTGGCGGGCTCTGCCGACATCATTCTCGCGCTGACCGGCGGGCACATCGCGCTCGAGGTCGCATTCCTCGTCGCTGGAGTTCTGTTCACCATTCCTGTGCTGTCCTCCGATCCGCTGCCCATCAGGATGGGCCACGGCGGACGTGCACTCGATGTCTTCGCGGAGGCCGCACTTCATGCGTTTTTCGGAGTGTTTCTGATGATGGGGAGCACGATTCTCGTCGGCTCCTTCGTCTCCTCGACCGAGATTCTCGGCATCGACCCGCTCGAGGACCAACGTCTCGCCGGTGGGCTCGCGTGGTCGTACGGTGAGGCGCCTACAGTGCTGATGTTGATATACGTCATGCACAGGTGGTTTCGTGACGATACGGCTACCGCTGCTGCCGCAGATCGGTACGTCGACGCGCACGGCAATGCAGAACTCGATGCCTACAACCAATACCTGAACAAGCTGAGCTCCGGTGACGTTGAACGCTGA
- the lnt gene encoding apolipoprotein N-acyltransferase produces the protein MVAALLAGTSLDLAYPEIGWWPVAFVSVTVALWTLRGRSLPAAFLVSLLFGASFYFTHLVWVSKFLGPVPWVALAGLESMLFGAGGVLIALAYRLALSSRGLSTVAPAMVAGLWVLRETVMGSWPYGGFPWARTGLTLVDSPFVAAASWVGTTGLSFLMVFICASVLQALSQRRRRGSIPAVLVVLLTVLIPLFPTEQVGTMRIGWVQGNGPSGYFDAKSAGAILDAQEAASTPLAGRQMDLLVWPEGSVDSDPLRDAETAARLDRLVRDMGAPALANAATQREGHTFNTSLLWGGDGPVQLHDKTNPVPFGEYVPDRWFYEAVAPDLIGLIQREYTPGSNAPVMDVANMRIGLAICFDVIYDDVIRESAMAGAQLYVFQTNNADFRGTDENLQQLATARMRAIETGRTVVNVSTTGTSQIIRNDGTVLSELSVDTTGAQISEVPRHTGITPAVALMPWIGPVLGGASLLALLIATFALRHTRNTGGASRERNNL, from the coding sequence GTGGTCGCGGCGCTCCTTGCCGGCACGTCCTTGGACCTCGCCTACCCCGAAATCGGCTGGTGGCCGGTTGCTTTCGTGAGCGTGACGGTCGCGCTCTGGACGCTGCGAGGGCGTTCGCTCCCGGCCGCGTTCCTTGTTTCGCTCCTCTTCGGTGCGTCTTTCTATTTCACACACCTCGTGTGGGTGTCGAAGTTCCTGGGGCCGGTACCCTGGGTGGCACTGGCGGGCCTGGAATCGATGCTGTTCGGCGCCGGTGGCGTCTTGATCGCTCTCGCGTACCGGCTCGCCCTCTCCTCGCGAGGTCTCTCAACGGTCGCACCAGCAATGGTGGCCGGCCTCTGGGTGCTGCGAGAAACCGTGATGGGCAGCTGGCCATACGGTGGCTTCCCCTGGGCGCGGACAGGTCTCACTCTCGTTGACAGTCCCTTCGTCGCCGCCGCCTCATGGGTTGGCACGACAGGGCTGTCCTTCCTGATGGTGTTTATCTGCGCGAGCGTCCTACAGGCATTGAGTCAGCGTCGACGGCGAGGGTCGATTCCCGCCGTGCTGGTTGTACTCCTTACCGTGCTCATCCCGCTGTTCCCCACAGAGCAAGTCGGGACCATGAGGATCGGGTGGGTGCAAGGCAACGGCCCGAGTGGCTATTTCGACGCCAAATCTGCTGGAGCCATCCTCGACGCGCAGGAAGCGGCGAGTACCCCGCTGGCCGGACGCCAGATGGATCTTCTTGTATGGCCTGAGGGATCCGTCGATTCTGACCCGCTCCGCGACGCGGAGACCGCCGCCAGGCTTGACCGACTCGTCCGCGACATGGGAGCACCCGCGTTGGCGAACGCAGCAACACAGCGTGAGGGGCACACATTCAACACCTCACTGCTGTGGGGAGGGGACGGTCCGGTGCAACTCCACGACAAAACCAACCCGGTGCCGTTCGGTGAGTATGTTCCAGATCGATGGTTCTATGAAGCCGTCGCTCCCGACCTCATCGGCCTGATCCAGCGGGAGTACACCCCGGGTTCAAATGCACCTGTCATGGACGTCGCAAACATGCGCATCGGATTGGCGATCTGCTTCGACGTGATCTACGACGACGTCATCCGAGAAAGCGCGATGGCCGGAGCGCAGCTATACGTGTTCCAGACGAACAACGCCGACTTCCGAGGAACGGACGAGAACCTGCAACAACTGGCTACCGCACGCATGCGTGCCATCGAGACCGGTCGGACGGTCGTGAACGTCTCCACCACGGGCACCAGCCAGATCATCCGTAACGACGGAACGGTGCTCTCGGAACTATCCGTGGACACAACCGGAGCGCAGATCAGCGAAGTGCCCCGCCACACCGGCATCACCCCCGCAGTGGCACTGATGCCGTGGATCGGCCCAGTCCTCGGCGGCGCAAGCCTGTTGGCGCTGCTGATTGCCACCTTTGCCCTGCGCCACACTCGCAATACCGGCGGCGCAAGCCGCGAACGGAACAACCTATGA
- a CDS encoding cytochrome c oxidase assembly protein codes for MTDAILPFFPEWFRFDPTGASPIVAVAALLLCGWYVHGAIWMWTHRRRWAVPRTIAFVLGCALMFMIATFGVNRYASVSLTALMFQQITAMTVIPPLLIAGSPGRLLLRSTPHHGAGRLVLRAAHAGLRSRWARALLHPLMPIVIALAVFPALYLTDLISLVMATRVGADLLLAFFLVAGIVAAVPLWSSDPLPRAPSFPARLVDIFVEIQIHAVLGLILIRAGTPLLAAYTTPQQGVDPAYDQAIGGMLLWTYAELPLLIVLIVCLSRWHSRDRRRARLNESQEDAELEAYNAYLEQIDQKNRSR; via the coding sequence TTGACTGACGCGATCCTTCCCTTCTTCCCTGAATGGTTCCGTTTCGACCCCACAGGCGCTTCTCCCATCGTCGCGGTGGCGGCATTGCTGCTGTGCGGGTGGTATGTGCACGGTGCGATCTGGATGTGGACGCACCGCAGGCGGTGGGCCGTGCCGAGGACGATCGCATTCGTCCTCGGCTGTGCGCTGATGTTCATGATCGCCACGTTCGGCGTGAACCGTTACGCGAGCGTCTCGCTCACCGCGTTGATGTTCCAGCAGATCACGGCGATGACCGTCATCCCCCCGCTTCTCATCGCCGGTTCTCCCGGTCGTCTCCTGCTCCGCAGCACCCCGCACCACGGAGCAGGACGTCTCGTCTTGCGGGCGGCTCACGCCGGGCTCCGATCGCGATGGGCGCGTGCGCTGCTGCACCCACTCATGCCCATCGTGATCGCTCTCGCGGTGTTCCCTGCCCTCTACCTAACGGACCTCATCAGCTTGGTGATGGCGACACGGGTCGGAGCCGACCTCCTCCTCGCCTTCTTTTTGGTTGCGGGCATCGTTGCAGCCGTGCCGCTGTGGTCCTCGGACCCGCTTCCGAGGGCGCCCTCGTTTCCGGCGCGGCTCGTCGACATCTTCGTGGAGATACAGATTCACGCCGTTCTCGGGCTCATCCTGATCCGAGCGGGCACCCCGCTGCTCGCCGCGTACACAACCCCGCAGCAAGGGGTGGATCCGGCTTACGACCAAGCCATCGGCGGGATGCTGCTGTGGACCTATGCCGAGCTGCCGCTGCTCATTGTGCTCATCGTCTGCCTCTCCCGTTGGCATTCACGCGATCGTCGCCGTGCACGCTTGAACGAGTCCCAAGAAGACGCCGAGCTGGAAGCGTACAACGCCTATCTCGAACAGATCGATCAGAAGAATCGGTCACGATGA
- a CDS encoding M23 family metallopeptidase, translating to MNEKTKDPVAAAAEECGCAPTLAERDSLWKKDVSRRGAFGLGVLGVAALAAFGFSSGISVAYAASYPSWDDVQRAKNNEAAKTAEITRINGLIQSLTQKVAETQAAAKTASDEFYTAQQEYFASITEAESLQSQADEQAEIADASARKAGQVAAQLYRDGGDDTVLKLFFAGSAANADELLSRLGTMDKLLEYNQSVYDEAISARNSAQSLTDQAKVGRDERDRLQQVAEQKMVAAQDAAAAAQVALDEQAANLETMKAQLAALKDTTTQTVSDYQAGVAARAAEEKARRAREAAEAAANAGGNSGGGGAGGSPGWVRPHGGARSSSYGPRTPICGSQGCSSSYHYGADLANGCGAAIYAANSGTVDYAGPNGNYGNYIRIQHGGGVSTGYAHIKPGGIIVRSGQWVSSGQVIAYAGDTGRSFGCHLHFEVYINGGYTNPVRFMEARGVYV from the coding sequence GTGAACGAGAAGACGAAGGATCCTGTGGCAGCAGCAGCCGAGGAGTGCGGCTGTGCACCTACACTCGCCGAACGCGACTCCCTTTGGAAGAAGGACGTGAGCCGACGCGGAGCGTTCGGGCTCGGAGTCCTCGGCGTCGCCGCCCTCGCCGCATTCGGCTTCAGTTCCGGTATCTCGGTCGCGTACGCCGCGTCGTATCCCAGCTGGGACGACGTGCAACGAGCCAAGAACAACGAAGCCGCCAAGACCGCTGAGATCACCCGTATCAACGGGCTGATCCAGTCCCTGACGCAGAAGGTCGCCGAGACGCAAGCTGCCGCCAAAACGGCATCAGATGAGTTCTACACCGCACAGCAGGAGTATTTCGCCTCGATCACCGAGGCTGAGAGCCTGCAATCGCAGGCCGACGAGCAGGCCGAGATTGCGGATGCTTCGGCCCGCAAGGCGGGTCAGGTCGCAGCCCAGCTCTATCGCGACGGCGGTGACGACACTGTTCTCAAGCTCTTCTTTGCCGGCTCAGCGGCCAATGCTGACGAATTGCTCTCGCGTTTGGGCACCATGGACAAGCTTCTCGAGTACAACCAGTCGGTCTACGATGAGGCGATCTCGGCGCGCAACTCCGCTCAATCGTTGACTGACCAAGCGAAAGTTGGCCGCGACGAGCGCGACCGCCTGCAGCAGGTCGCTGAACAGAAAATGGTCGCAGCACAGGACGCGGCAGCGGCAGCACAGGTTGCGCTCGACGAGCAGGCCGCGAACCTCGAAACGATGAAGGCTCAGCTCGCCGCCCTGAAAGACACCACCACCCAGACCGTGTCTGACTACCAAGCCGGGGTTGCCGCCCGCGCCGCAGAGGAGAAGGCGCGCCGCGCACGCGAAGCCGCCGAAGCCGCGGCCAACGCTGGCGGGAACAGCGGAGGCGGCGGGGCAGGAGGATCCCCCGGCTGGGTGCGCCCTCATGGCGGCGCTCGGAGCTCAAGCTACGGTCCGCGTACTCCGATCTGTGGCTCTCAGGGCTGCTCGTCGAGCTACCACTACGGCGCAGACCTCGCCAACGGGTGCGGCGCAGCGATCTACGCCGCAAACTCCGGCACCGTCGACTACGCCGGACCGAACGGAAACTATGGCAACTACATCCGAATCCAACACGGCGGAGGCGTCAGCACCGGGTACGCGCACATCAAGCCCGGCGGCATCATCGTTCGCAGCGGTCAATGGGTGAGCTCCGGTCAGGTCATCGCCTACGCCGGTGACACCGGGCGTTCCTTCGGCTGCCACCTGCACTTCGAGGTCTACATCAACGGCGGGTACACCAATCCGGTCCGGTTCATGGAGGCCCGAGGCGTCTACGTCTGA